One genomic window of Magnolia sinica isolate HGM2019 chromosome 3, MsV1, whole genome shotgun sequence includes the following:
- the LOC131238701 gene encoding stigma-specific STIG1-like protein 1 — MVLFMAHINAITDNEAEEEEKDLPSAESELSSLQGLGRFLLAKDKPKNLKCNKNPRICQAKGSPGPSCCKKKCVDVRTDRLNCGLCGKKCKYNETCCEGKCVNLAFNKKHCGRCNNSCGNGDFCTHGLCSYA; from the coding sequence ATGGTTTTATTCATGGCTCATATCAATGCTATTACTGACAacgaagcagaagaagaagaaaaagacctGCCTTCTGCTGAAAGTGAACTGTCTTCTTTACAAGGATTGGGCCGGTTCCTCCTGGCCAAGGACAAGCCAAAGAACCTCAAATGCAACAAGAACCCGAGAATTTGCCAGGCTAAGGGCAGCCCGGGGCCCTCCTGTTGCAAGAAGAAATGTGTTGATGTGAGGACAGACCGCCTCAACTGCGGTCTCTGTGGGAAGAAGTGCAAGTACAATGAGACATGTTGTGAGGGGAAATGCGTCAACCTGGCGTTCAACAAGAAGCATTGCGGACGTTGCAACAACAGCTGCGGAAATGGTGATTTTTGTACACATGGTCTGTGCAGTTATGCTTAG